One genomic segment of Sanyastnella coralliicola includes these proteins:
- a CDS encoding GH3 auxin-responsive promoter family protein translates to MGIKSALSKPFARQVAAKVARESRRAVYWQEKQFEMLITQGRKTAFGKDHRFDQINTPEEFRQAVPVLDYEVLKTYVDRAVKGEDSVLWPGKPLYFCKTSGTTSGTKYIPLTKASMPNHIGSARNALLSYIAETGKAEFVNGKMIFLQGSPELQKLESGIPFGRLSGIVAHHVPGYLQRNRLPSMETNMIEEWETKLESVIDETIDQNMTLISGIPSWLQMYFERLVERSGKANIKEIFPNFSLMVWGGVNFEPYRARFLELIGEEIPSIETYPASEGFIAYQNSQEEEGLLLTFDSGIWYEFIPADKYFDNNPPRLSLAEVEIGVNYAVILNTNAGMWSYSIGDTVRFVSLDPPKIKVTGRIKHFTSAFGEHVIAEEVERALTYAVEKMPAQVREFHVAPEVNPSEGLPFHEWLIEFEEEPASLEQFAALLDENMCDQNVYYKDLITGSVLRTCKIRSVKRGSFEGMMRMRGKLGGQNKVPRLANDRSIADLVIQSSEQ, encoded by the coding sequence ATGGGGATCAAATCTGCATTAAGTAAGCCCTTTGCTCGTCAGGTAGCGGCCAAAGTGGCGCGTGAGTCGCGACGTGCTGTCTACTGGCAAGAGAAGCAATTTGAAATGCTTATTACCCAAGGACGCAAAACGGCCTTCGGAAAGGATCATCGCTTTGATCAGATCAATACCCCAGAAGAATTCCGACAAGCTGTTCCTGTGCTCGATTATGAGGTGCTCAAAACATACGTTGATCGCGCAGTGAAAGGAGAAGACAGCGTACTTTGGCCTGGGAAGCCATTGTACTTCTGCAAAACCAGCGGCACTACCTCAGGAACGAAGTATATTCCGCTTACTAAGGCGTCTATGCCTAACCACATCGGTTCAGCCCGAAATGCATTGCTATCATACATCGCAGAGACGGGTAAGGCTGAATTTGTGAACGGTAAAATGATTTTCCTCCAGGGAAGTCCTGAACTACAGAAGTTAGAAAGCGGTATTCCGTTTGGTCGTCTTTCAGGCATTGTAGCCCACCACGTGCCTGGCTACCTCCAGCGCAACCGTTTGCCTTCGATGGAAACGAACATGATTGAAGAGTGGGAGACGAAGTTAGAATCAGTGATAGATGAGACCATTGATCAGAACATGACTTTGATTTCGGGAATTCCTTCGTGGCTTCAGATGTATTTCGAACGTCTCGTAGAACGTTCAGGTAAGGCGAACATCAAAGAGATCTTCCCGAACTTTTCACTCATGGTATGGGGAGGGGTGAACTTTGAACCGTACAGAGCGCGTTTCCTAGAGCTGATAGGAGAAGAGATTCCTTCCATTGAGACTTACCCTGCCAGTGAAGGATTTATCGCCTACCAGAACTCCCAAGAAGAGGAAGGACTCTTGTTAACCTTCGATTCAGGGATTTGGTATGAGTTTATTCCAGCAGATAAGTACTTCGATAACAATCCACCGCGACTTTCATTAGCGGAAGTTGAGATCGGGGTGAATTACGCCGTGATTCTGAATACCAATGCCGGCATGTGGAGTTACAGCATCGGAGATACCGTGCGTTTTGTATCGCTTGATCCGCCAAAGATTAAGGTGACCGGACGAATCAAGCATTTCACCTCTGCTTTTGGAGAACACGTAATTGCAGAAGAGGTAGAACGCGCCCTGACCTATGCAGTAGAGAAAATGCCAGCACAAGTACGTGAGTTCCACGTAGCGCCTGAAGTCAATCCATCAGAAGGTCTTCCGTTTCACGAATGGTTGATTGAGTTCGAAGAGGAGCCAGCTTCTCTTGAGCAGTTTGCAGCTCTTCTTGACGAAAACATGTGTGATCAGAATGTCTATTACAAAGATCTCATCACAGGAAGTGTACTTCGGACATGCAAAATTCGATCGGTGAAACGCGGCTCATTTGAAGGTATGATGCGTATGAGAGGCAAGCTAGGAGGACAGAATAAAGTTCCGCGATTAGCGAATGATAGAAGCATTGCTGACCTTGTTATCCAGTCCTCGGAACAGTAA
- a CDS encoding T9SS type A sorting domain-containing protein yields MKKVYAMLFVSLFAIGASAQHVMSPYAKGKDKEMKRANNSQTQVNTDREVFYTNDFSDCSDFVIDNAYDNGYTQFVSDLNFECGDVLPEGPAAIDPVASTTADNGFMMIDSDEYGGEEGFDGIENSWFQTVDPINCADHPFVSLSFETFYRMWDNGSSDGNEYCLVEVSRDGVTWPDVETFEVSEGMVDFGDGDGMVQARWELWPEMQTQDPVDNPTLFVFDITSAAGGQDEVWIRFRWKGTWGYAWMVDDMELFDTPENDIRFDSYATYTDYNGTFMYEVDTWHPTQATEVQMAAKVRNIGSLDQTNVTLNASINGNDAGTSDAIDLPYLASDTLRITGYTVPTDPGQYDIEFTVSADAEDENPGDNVTTQSFQVAPVSYDENNSLGGQYGRDDRNFSGLFPAATYNDEFQAATPMQFFGDGTIYSIQVAVTAGDEGAPMICHVLDFENLEIQASTAELELNPALLNDGTESGDDIIWYNFILEDPWPVAEGEGWVASFESYGGSGIRIGESKFAPDQTCFVFGDFGTAGFDWYFTNETPMIRFNMDEGAAVENMEQFDTFAISQNAPNPASDFTRITYNLEVAAEVAIEVRDITGKLMMTRDLGTVGAGSYAYDLSVADYAAGMYSYTFTVNGKTVTRKMIVK; encoded by the coding sequence ATGAAGAAAGTTTACGCGATGTTGTTCGTGTCACTTTTTGCTATCGGTGCGAGTGCACAGCACGTAATGTCACCTTACGCTAAGGGCAAGGACAAAGAAATGAAGCGTGCGAATAACAGCCAGACGCAAGTAAATACTGATCGTGAAGTGTTCTACACGAACGATTTCTCTGATTGCTCTGACTTTGTTATCGACAACGCTTATGACAATGGTTACACACAATTCGTTTCAGACCTGAACTTCGAATGTGGTGATGTACTACCAGAAGGACCTGCTGCAATTGATCCTGTAGCTTCTACAACTGCTGACAACGGTTTTATGATGATCGACTCTGATGAGTACGGTGGTGAAGAAGGTTTTGACGGAATTGAAAACAGCTGGTTCCAAACAGTAGACCCAATTAACTGTGCGGATCACCCATTCGTATCTCTTAGCTTTGAGACGTTCTACCGCATGTGGGACAACGGATCATCTGATGGTAACGAGTACTGTCTAGTAGAGGTTTCTCGTGACGGTGTTACTTGGCCAGACGTTGAAACGTTTGAAGTATCAGAAGGTATGGTTGACTTCGGTGACGGAGACGGTATGGTACAAGCTCGTTGGGAGCTTTGGCCAGAGATGCAGACTCAAGACCCAGTAGACAACCCAACTCTTTTCGTGTTTGACATTACATCTGCTGCAGGTGGTCAAGACGAAGTATGGATCCGTTTCCGTTGGAAAGGAACTTGGGGTTACGCTTGGATGGTTGACGACATGGAGCTTTTCGATACTCCTGAAAACGATATCCGTTTCGATAGCTACGCTACTTACACTGATTACAACGGTACGTTCATGTACGAAGTTGATACATGGCACCCAACTCAGGCAACTGAAGTACAGATGGCTGCGAAAGTTCGTAACATCGGTTCTTTGGACCAGACGAACGTTACATTGAACGCCTCTATCAACGGAAACGACGCTGGAACTTCTGATGCGATCGATCTTCCTTACCTAGCTTCAGATACACTGCGTATCACTGGGTACACTGTGCCAACTGACCCAGGTCAGTACGATATCGAGTTCACGGTTTCTGCGGACGCGGAAGATGAGAACCCTGGTGACAACGTGACTACGCAGTCATTCCAGGTTGCCCCAGTTTCTTATGACGAGAACAACTCTCTTGGTGGACAGTACGGACGTGATGACCGTAACTTCTCTGGTCTATTCCCAGCAGCAACTTACAACGATGAGTTCCAGGCGGCGACGCCAATGCAGTTCTTCGGTGACGGTACTATCTACTCTATCCAGGTAGCTGTTACTGCTGGTGACGAAGGTGCACCAATGATCTGCCACGTTCTTGACTTCGAAAACCTAGAGATTCAAGCTTCTACTGCAGAGTTGGAGTTGAACCCAGCGTTGTTGAACGACGGTACAGAGTCTGGTGACGATATCATCTGGTACAACTTCATCCTTGAAGATCCATGGCCAGTAGCTGAAGGTGAAGGATGGGTTGCATCTTTCGAAAGCTACGGTGGTTCTGGTATCCGTATTGGTGAGTCTAAGTTCGCTCCAGACCAAACTTGTTTTGTATTCGGTGACTTCGGTACTGCTGGATTCGACTGGTACTTCACAAACGAAACTCCAATGATCCGTTTCAACATGGACGAAGGAGCAGCAGTTGAGAACATGGAGCAGTTTGATACATTCGCTATCTCACAGAACGCGCCAAACCCAGCTTCTGATTTCACTCGCATCACTTACAACTTGGAAGTTGCTGCTGAGGTTGCAATCGAAGTACGTGACATCACAGGTAAGTTGATGATGACTCGTGATCTTGGAACTGTAGGAGCAGGATCTTACGCTTACGACCTAAGCGTTGCTGATTACGCTGCAGGTATGTACAGCTACACATTCACTGTGAATGGTAAGACTGTTACTCGCAAGATGATCGTGAAGTAA
- a CDS encoding T9SS type A sorting domain-containing protein: MKKIYLLLTTMMLVSVLNAQRIQDVNEFNSLTPVTQQEAENARRAGTQLKAEAGERGGTIFFYEDFANGFDGNNGLGGWTVEDTGGNNIWMVADDNSPAGEFSTNIGPLASTTADNGWVIFDCDFYNTPISEGFEDTEGWIISPEMDMSALNSVVVQWEQYFRYCCFPFAPVFLEVSNDGGNSWISFPGHGDFIESANVASANPLPTSVDISCAAAGQESVFIRFAYLQNPIVGNGYSHYYWGIDDVTIVENETEFDIQMTQLATGDIFNYFEYRDIPLEQAITEADGGLVAGVLYRNGGFADATNTTITVEILDDADNVLSTTVTDPFTVQSAANSELCPQNTNDTLYISTGWAPAATGDYSVRATITSDEMDSNEDNNVITRPVTYTDDEYSHDNEESWDVEFAPRENDNGDAFEPTGYGNFYLAPNSGTMAYGVLVAFGPSTAGFMEFEARLYEVQPDEALNDANFETSFHVIAPEYIPNTIADAELHYYPFEDPIEMSVANPNDTDGDVFYFAGVINDFETEDQFTVVGNGDSDTDNSTGVYELSGGGDFIWFTSQTASPAVRLITSQRVAVDELANQNGVELMQNVPNPANNTTLIQWYQVAGKEVTFEVMDAQGRVIEVRDLGTLPGGEHRINYDVNELSSGIYYYTLTFDGVRLTKKMVVSAK; this comes from the coding sequence ATGAAGAAAATCTACTTGCTATTAACAACAATGATGCTCGTTTCAGTTTTGAACGCACAGCGCATTCAAGATGTAAACGAGTTCAACTCACTCACTCCAGTAACGCAACAGGAGGCTGAAAATGCACGTCGTGCAGGAACACAGCTGAAAGCAGAAGCTGGTGAGCGTGGAGGAACTATCTTCTTCTACGAAGATTTCGCTAACGGATTCGACGGAAACAACGGCCTAGGTGGCTGGACTGTTGAAGATACAGGCGGCAACAACATCTGGATGGTAGCTGACGATAACAGCCCTGCAGGTGAATTCTCAACGAACATCGGTCCTTTGGCTTCTACTACAGCTGACAACGGATGGGTGATCTTTGATTGTGACTTCTACAACACTCCGATCTCAGAAGGATTCGAGGATACTGAAGGATGGATCATTTCACCAGAAATGGATATGTCTGCGTTGAACTCTGTAGTTGTACAGTGGGAGCAGTACTTCCGTTACTGCTGTTTCCCATTTGCACCGGTTTTCCTAGAAGTATCTAACGACGGTGGTAACAGCTGGATCTCTTTCCCAGGACACGGTGACTTCATCGAGTCTGCGAACGTTGCTTCTGCAAACCCACTTCCTACTTCAGTAGATATTTCTTGTGCTGCTGCAGGACAAGAGTCTGTATTCATTCGTTTCGCTTACCTACAGAACCCAATCGTAGGAAACGGATACTCTCACTACTACTGGGGAATCGATGACGTAACAATCGTTGAAAACGAAACGGAATTCGATATCCAGATGACTCAGTTGGCTACAGGTGACATCTTCAACTACTTCGAGTACCGTGATATTCCTCTAGAGCAGGCAATCACTGAAGCTGATGGTGGTCTTGTTGCTGGTGTTCTTTACCGTAACGGTGGATTCGCTGATGCAACGAACACTACAATCACAGTTGAGATCCTTGACGATGCTGACAACGTATTGAGCACAACAGTTACTGATCCTTTCACAGTTCAGTCTGCTGCGAACTCTGAACTTTGTCCACAGAACACAAACGATACACTTTACATCTCTACAGGATGGGCTCCTGCTGCAACTGGTGATTACTCAGTTCGCGCAACGATCACTTCTGACGAGATGGATTCAAACGAAGACAACAACGTGATCACTCGCCCTGTGACTTACACAGACGATGAGTACTCTCACGATAACGAAGAGTCTTGGGACGTAGAGTTCGCACCACGTGAGAACGATAACGGTGACGCATTCGAACCAACAGGTTACGGTAACTTCTACCTAGCTCCTAACAGCGGAACTATGGCATACGGAGTTCTTGTAGCATTCGGTCCTTCTACGGCAGGATTCATGGAGTTTGAAGCTCGCCTATACGAAGTACAGCCAGACGAGGCGTTGAACGATGCGAACTTTGAAACATCATTCCACGTGATCGCTCCTGAGTACATCCCGAACACTATCGCTGACGCGGAACTACACTACTACCCATTCGAAGATCCAATCGAAATGTCAGTAGCTAACCCGAACGATACTGATGGTGACGTATTCTACTTCGCTGGTGTAATCAACGATTTCGAAACAGAAGATCAGTTCACAGTTGTTGGTAACGGTGATTCAGATACTGACAACTCAACTGGAGTTTACGAGCTTTCAGGTGGTGGTGACTTCATCTGGTTCACATCTCAAACAGCTTCTCCTGCAGTTCGCTTGATCACTTCACAGCGTGTTGCTGTTGATGAACTAGCAAACCAGAACGGTGTTGAGTTGATGCAGAACGTTCCTAACCCTGCAAACAACACTACATTGATCCAGTGGTACCAAGTAGCTGGTAAAGAAGTAACATTCGAAGTGATGGACGCACAAGGACGTGTGATCGAAGTTCGCGACCTAGGAACTCTTCCTGGTGGTGAGCACCGCATCAACTACGATGTTAACGAGCTAAGCTCAGGTATCTACTACTACACATTGACATTTGACGGTGTACGTCTAACGAAGAAAATGGTCGTTAGCGCTAAGTAA
- the gcvP gene encoding aminomethyl-transferring glycine dehydrogenase yields the protein MKTGTFASRHIGPRESEIEHMLEVTGHASVDELVSKTVPERIRLQNELDLPAPMTEHAYLKHLKGLASKNKIYNTYIGMGYYPTVVPSVIQRNVLENPGWYTAYTPYQAEIAQGRLEALLNFQTMVSDLTGLPIANASLLDEGTAAAEAMLMLLHARPRPKVKAGALRFLVDEHMFPQTLDVLKMRAKHLNIQLEVKPWREFDLNEDVFGCMLQYPNGIGGVEDYTAFTEAAQENGVPVAVATDLAALALLTPPGEWGAEVVFGNSQRFGVPMGYGGPHAAFFATTENYKRQIPGRIIGVSTGRLGEQGLRMALQTREQHIRRDKATSNICTAQALLAVMASMYAVYHGQDGIKRISQEIHQKARLVEASMKAKGMEQVNAHYFDTLCFKVPSADAIKSKAEAAGVNLRYINENHIGISLCEVDDQESIDLLLSIFDASAEGDMSAQPTAVELMDRSSEYLSHPVFNSYHSETDMMRYLKRLENKDLSLTHAMIPLGSCTMKLNAASELLPLTWPEFAQLHPFAPVDQAVGYHEMIEELRVNLNEITGFADTSLQPNSGASGEYTGLLVIRAYHESRGEAHRDICLIPSSAHGTNPASAVMAGMKVVVTKCDENGNVDIEDLRARAEEYSDRLGALMITYPSTHGVYEEDVLEINALIHEHGGQVYMDGANMNAQVGLTNPGNIGADVCHLNLHKTFAIPHGGGGPGMGPICVASHLAPFLPGNPVIETGGEHAISAVASAPYGSALILLISYGYIKMLGSEGLRQSTEMAILNANYIKAKIRGAYDVLYQGKNNTVAHEMIIDCRDFKKVGIEVADIAKRLIDYGFHAPTVSFPVAGTLMIEPTESEGVEELDRFCEAMLAIREEIAEIERGEADQEDNVLKMAPHTATELISSVWAHSYSREKAAYPVASLKDAKFWVSVSRVDNASGDRNLICTCPPLEDYMETV from the coding sequence ATGAAAACAGGCACCTTTGCATCGCGGCACATTGGACCGCGTGAATCAGAGATCGAGCATATGCTCGAGGTAACAGGACATGCTTCTGTTGATGAATTGGTTTCTAAGACAGTGCCGGAGAGAATCCGCCTGCAAAATGAACTTGACCTTCCAGCTCCGATGACGGAGCACGCTTATCTCAAGCACTTAAAAGGTCTGGCTTCTAAGAACAAGATTTACAATACCTACATCGGAATGGGATACTACCCAACGGTAGTTCCTTCAGTGATTCAGCGTAACGTATTGGAGAATCCAGGATGGTACACGGCGTACACGCCTTACCAAGCTGAGATCGCTCAAGGGCGTTTGGAAGCACTGCTGAATTTCCAGACGATGGTAAGTGATTTGACGGGTCTCCCGATTGCAAATGCGTCACTTCTCGATGAAGGAACCGCTGCTGCTGAGGCGATGTTGATGTTGCTTCACGCTCGTCCAAGACCGAAAGTAAAAGCAGGAGCTCTTCGCTTCTTGGTGGATGAACACATGTTCCCACAGACTTTGGATGTCTTGAAGATGCGTGCGAAGCATTTGAACATTCAGCTTGAAGTGAAGCCATGGCGTGAATTCGATCTTAATGAAGACGTTTTCGGATGCATGCTTCAATACCCGAACGGAATTGGAGGCGTAGAAGACTACACTGCATTCACTGAGGCTGCGCAAGAGAACGGTGTGCCAGTGGCGGTGGCTACAGACCTTGCTGCATTGGCACTGCTTACACCTCCTGGAGAATGGGGTGCAGAAGTGGTGTTCGGTAACTCACAGCGCTTCGGTGTGCCAATGGGTTACGGTGGACCACACGCAGCGTTCTTCGCAACAACTGAAAATTACAAGCGTCAGATCCCAGGGCGAATCATTGGTGTTTCTACTGGTCGTCTTGGTGAGCAAGGACTGCGTATGGCGCTACAAACACGCGAACAGCACATTCGTCGTGATAAGGCTACAAGTAATATCTGTACTGCACAGGCCCTCCTGGCTGTAATGGCATCGATGTACGCTGTTTACCATGGACAAGATGGTATCAAGCGTATTTCTCAGGAGATTCACCAGAAGGCTCGTTTGGTTGAAGCAAGCATGAAAGCGAAGGGAATGGAGCAAGTAAATGCTCACTACTTCGATACACTATGTTTCAAAGTGCCAAGTGCAGATGCGATTAAATCAAAAGCAGAAGCGGCTGGTGTGAACCTTCGCTACATCAATGAAAACCACATTGGCATTTCATTGTGTGAGGTTGATGATCAAGAAAGCATTGATCTTTTGCTTTCGATTTTTGACGCTAGCGCGGAAGGGGATATGAGTGCTCAGCCAACGGCAGTTGAATTGATGGATCGCTCCAGCGAATACCTTTCGCATCCGGTGTTCAATAGCTACCATTCTGAAACAGACATGATGCGCTACTTGAAGCGCCTCGAGAATAAAGACCTTTCATTGACGCATGCGATGATTCCATTGGGGTCGTGCACAATGAAATTGAATGCTGCGAGTGAACTGTTGCCATTGACTTGGCCAGAGTTTGCTCAGCTTCACCCATTTGCACCAGTTGATCAAGCAGTGGGTTACCACGAAATGATCGAAGAGCTGCGTGTCAACCTGAATGAGATCACTGGATTCGCAGATACAAGTCTGCAACCAAATTCAGGAGCTTCAGGAGAATACACAGGACTATTGGTGATTCGCGCTTACCACGAGTCACGCGGTGAAGCACACCGTGATATCTGTTTGATTCCATCAAGCGCCCACGGCACGAACCCAGCTTCAGCAGTAATGGCTGGAATGAAGGTTGTCGTAACCAAGTGTGATGAAAACGGAAACGTTGACATCGAAGACTTGCGTGCACGTGCTGAAGAGTATTCTGATCGCCTAGGTGCATTGATGATTACATACCCATCAACGCACGGTGTTTACGAAGAAGACGTGTTGGAGATTAACGCGTTGATCCATGAGCACGGCGGTCAAGTATATATGGATGGTGCCAACATGAACGCTCAAGTAGGCTTGACGAACCCTGGAAACATCGGGGCTGATGTATGTCACTTGAACTTGCACAAGACCTTCGCGATTCCTCACGGAGGTGGCGGCCCGGGTATGGGACCTATCTGTGTGGCTTCGCACCTTGCACCATTCCTTCCAGGAAACCCAGTGATTGAAACAGGAGGTGAGCACGCGATTAGCGCAGTAGCTTCAGCTCCTTACGGAAGTGCATTGATCTTGTTGATCTCTTACGGTTACATCAAGATGCTCGGTTCAGAAGGACTACGTCAAAGTACAGAAATGGCGATCCTGAATGCGAACTACATCAAGGCAAAAATCCGTGGAGCGTACGATGTATTGTACCAAGGAAAGAACAACACTGTAGCGCACGAGATGATCATTGATTGTCGTGACTTCAAGAAGGTAGGCATCGAAGTAGCTGATATCGCCAAGCGATTGATCGATTACGGATTCCACGCACCGACGGTATCATTCCCTGTAGCAGGTACGTTGATGATCGAGCCAACGGAGAGCGAAGGAGTAGAAGAGCTAGATCGTTTCTGTGAAGCGATGTTGGCGATTCGCGAAGAGATCGCAGAGATCGAGCGAGGAGAGGCAGACCAAGAAGACAATGTATTGAAGATGGCTCCTCACACGGCTACTGAGTTGATCAGCAGCGTTTGGGCCCATTCTTACTCTCGTGAAAAAGCGGCGTATCCAGTAGCGTCATTGAAAGATGCCAAGTTCTGGGTAAGCGTAAGCCGAGTAGATAATGCAAGCGGAGATCGCAACTTGATCTGTACTTGTCCACCACTTGAAGACTACATGGAAACGGTATAA
- a CDS encoding T9SS type A sorting domain-containing protein has product MKTACSLLLLMVIGSLSLSAQQTIVGPAPGRIVNGQSPEDGAVNLREETIWSEDFANGIPATWINTGDPELAVWEYRGPNTNPSSDAGTRGSCLPDDVTFGEPIQSLTADNGFIIFDSNYWDDNVGPCGSFGEGPAPGPHFGTLETPSIDLSAYPSVGLRFNQYCKNYQTESRIDFSVDGGEWMPLWINDVPLNSGESSEDRFDRINVTEQLGGQSDVRLRFVFDGNYYFWMLDDIELFELLQNNIYVESATYGDFNMDDQGHETGYEYMEYSLYPAEMAPDVQFGTNVYNYGAEDQTNCAMEVFLRNELTMDTVFTDVTVATDLDTDEFWNFRADAHQLGPDMAPYTAHFNLTQNEEEDSPDDNHVIRDFEVTDVVYARDRLSTEGIYIPDQAYAGQTYEVGNFFVITSDDQAVESVSIGVGVGSDPNATVYARIYSVSIDNSISATEIASTDEFGIIADSYNNVGDNNVMTIPFPEPVELHQDSAYLVMAGTTAGPSEVFFPISGDSPALTSMVRFFPNSWFYLVRTPLVRMNFGPVSNIEEATAQDIELNVYPNPANAQLNVSYELEGSSNVQLIVYDELGQIVEEKALGNLPAGTQRHQVSTDAWADGWYVITIQTDKTRVNEMVIVRH; this is encoded by the coding sequence ATGAAAACAGCTTGCTCACTGTTATTGCTCATGGTGATAGGATCGCTGTCTCTATCCGCACAGCAGACCATCGTTGGTCCTGCCCCCGGTAGAATAGTCAACGGTCAATCACCTGAAGACGGCGCAGTCAACTTGCGCGAAGAGACCATCTGGTCTGAAGATTTTGCTAACGGCATCCCCGCCACATGGATCAATACCGGTGACCCGGAGTTGGCAGTGTGGGAATACCGTGGACCGAACACCAACCCGAGTTCAGATGCGGGTACACGCGGTTCGTGTCTGCCTGATGACGTGACCTTCGGTGAACCGATCCAGTCACTGACCGCTGATAACGGCTTTATCATCTTTGACTCTAACTACTGGGATGATAACGTTGGACCTTGCGGTAGCTTCGGTGAAGGACCTGCACCAGGGCCTCACTTCGGTACACTTGAAACGCCTTCCATTGACCTCAGTGCCTACCCTTCAGTAGGTCTTCGATTCAACCAGTATTGCAAAAACTATCAAACAGAATCGAGAATCGACTTCAGCGTTGACGGAGGAGAATGGATGCCACTATGGATCAATGACGTTCCCCTGAATAGTGGAGAAAGTAGTGAAGACCGTTTCGATCGAATCAACGTAACCGAGCAACTCGGCGGACAATCGGATGTACGCCTGCGTTTCGTGTTCGATGGAAACTACTACTTCTGGATGCTCGATGATATCGAGTTATTCGAACTCCTTCAGAACAATATCTACGTTGAAAGCGCCACTTACGGTGACTTCAATATGGATGATCAAGGACACGAAACAGGATACGAGTACATGGAGTACAGCTTGTACCCTGCAGAAATGGCTCCTGATGTTCAATTCGGAACCAACGTGTACAACTACGGTGCAGAAGATCAAACGAACTGCGCGATGGAAGTATTCCTACGCAATGAGTTGACGATGGACACTGTATTCACTGACGTGACTGTCGCGACAGATCTAGATACTGACGAGTTCTGGAACTTCCGCGCTGATGCACATCAGTTGGGTCCTGATATGGCGCCATACACAGCGCACTTCAATTTGACTCAAAACGAAGAAGAAGATTCACCAGATGACAACCACGTTATTCGTGATTTTGAGGTGACAGACGTAGTTTACGCACGTGACCGACTGTCAACTGAAGGGATCTACATTCCGGATCAAGCATACGCTGGACAGACGTACGAGGTAGGAAACTTCTTCGTAATCACGTCGGATGATCAGGCCGTAGAATCAGTTTCAATCGGTGTAGGTGTGGGTTCTGACCCAAATGCAACGGTTTATGCACGCATCTACTCGGTATCGATTGACAACTCAATCTCAGCTACTGAAATCGCTTCTACAGATGAATTTGGAATCATTGCTGATTCATACAACAACGTAGGCGATAACAATGTCATGACCATCCCATTCCCAGAGCCAGTTGAACTCCACCAGGATTCAGCTTACTTGGTGATGGCTGGAACGACGGCAGGTCCGTCTGAAGTATTCTTCCCGATTAGTGGAGATTCTCCAGCATTGACATCTATGGTACGCTTCTTCCCGAACAGCTGGTTCTACCTTGTGCGTACGCCATTGGTACGTATGAATTTCGGACCTGTGAGCAACATCGAAGAAGCTACTGCTCAAGACATCGAATTGAATGTATACCCGAACCCTGCTAATGCGCAGCTTAATGTCAGTTACGAGTTAGAAGGTTCGTCAAATGTCCAACTCATCGTCTACGATGAACTCGGACAGATCGTTGAAGAGAAGGCCCTTGGGAATCTTCCTGCAGGGACGCAACGCCACCAAGTCAGCACTGACGCATGGGCTGATGGTTGGTACGTGATTACGATTCAAACAGATAAAACACGTGTGAACGAAATGGTGATCGTACGACACTAA